A section of the Solea solea chromosome 17, fSolSol10.1, whole genome shotgun sequence genome encodes:
- the LOC131443256 gene encoding protein BTG3-like, producing MRQEIEAVLIYLKRLLKRSGKLEPPKAKLFLERLGAALQEKFRGHWYPENPSKGQAYRCIRVNRFSREDPVLLQACRESGVQYSDLGLPRELTLWIDPGEVCCRYGEGSTVLRN from the exons ATGAGACAAGAAATTGAAGCTGTGCTGATTTACCTGAAGAGGCTCCTGAAAAGGTCTGGGAAACTGGAACCGCCCAAGGCCAAACTGTTTCTTGAGAGGCTGGGTGCTGCGCTGCAGGAGAAGTTCAGAGGACACTGGTACCCTGAAAACCCCAGCAAAGGACAGGCATACAGGTGCATCCGGGTCAACAGGTTCAGCAGAGAGGATCCAGTGCTGCTTCAGGCCTGCAGAGAGAGTGGAGTTCAGTACAGTGACCTGGGACTGCCCCGTGAACTCACGCTGTGGATAGATCCTGGAGAAGTCTGCTGCAGATATGGAGAAGGAA GTACTGTTCTAAGGAATTAA
- the LOC131443257 gene encoding protein BTG3-like, producing the protein MEAFGSMREETVAVLIYLRKLLNKIGKLDSYMVEPFLESLGVSLQEKFRGHWYPENPSKGQAYRCIRINRFSREDPVLLQACRESGVQYSDLGLPRELTLWIDPGEVCCRYGEGSMFFSLATFSTKVEDKGRSHTRPLTTNTRHCSKKLNRNASEWYPKKMVPVKQ; encoded by the coding sequence ATGGAAGCTTTTGGAAGCATGAGAGAGGAAACTGTAGCTGTGCTGATTTACCTGAGGAAGCTTCTGAATAAGATCGGGAAGCTGGATTCATACATGGTTGAGCCATTCCTTGAGAGCCTGGGAGTCTCACTGCAAGAGAAGTTCAGAGGACACTGGTACCCTGAAAACCCCAGCAAAGGACAGGCATACAGGTGCATCCGAATCAACAGGTTCAGCAGAGAGGATCCAGTGCTGCTTCAGGCCTGCAGAGAGAGTGGAGTTCAGTACAGCGACCTGGGACTGCCCCGTGAACTCACGCTGTGGATAGATCCTGGGGAGGTCTGCTGCAGATATGGAGAAGGAAGTATGTTCTTCTCACTGGCCACTTTCTCTACAAAGGTGGAGGACAAAGGGAGATCACATACTCGCCCTCTTACCACCAACACCAGGCACTGTTCCAAGAAATTGAACCGAAATGCTTCCGAGTGGTATCCAAAAAAAATGGTACCTGTGAAACAGTGA